The Punica granatum isolate Tunisia-2019 chromosome 4, ASM765513v2, whole genome shotgun sequence sequence CAGAACATGATATAACACAGTTGAAAATCAATAAACCATTCTTACTCGCAATCCGGCTGTCAAGATCAATCCCAAAATTCAGGTTCTTGAACAATAATGGTCCACCAGGATAACCAAATGATGCGTCACTAAAATCAAGCATGATCAAACATCAAAAGACAATCCAAAAACCATATTCAACATCCTCTACATTCTTTTAGAAGATGGTGCAAGAAACACAATTAGGATAGGGTGCCATAGAAATGGAACAATATTTAGATTATCAATTGAATAACATAATTAAAGTTATAGAAGTACAAACCTAAAACTTATTATAGGAGGACCAGGCCGATCATCTGGAGTTGGAAACTCAAATTTGTAGCTGCAAAAAGCAAATTGTGATATAATAAAAAGGTGTCACAATGAAGTATATCACAATGAAGTCGACTAAAGCGGAAAATAGACTAAGTGAGCAAGCTTACTCTGGATCATTGACAATTTGATCCACATGTCCCATACGATCCAGTGCCTGAAATCCAACAAAAAGGTAAATCACCAGAAAACTAGAAATTGTTGCTTTGACTAAACACGTTGAACAACACTGCTGGGAATTCAGAAAAAAAGCTGACTAGAGTTCGACTCTCAAAGCAGGAGGCACCTTGATTCTTGACTGTACGAGAGAAGCCCTCTTTGCATTATATCGAAACTTATCAATAAACGCCTGCAACACCAACCGGAAAAATCAGAAAAGCAAGTCATGGCCAGAATACATTTGAGATGCATGAGAAAGAAATTTTCTTGTGCTGAATTCTGGGAATATTTCGACAATAAAAGTGACTGCTACCGACAGGTTGCAGTTCATGCTGCTTTCAGAATAGGATGATTTTGAAAAGTCGAAGTCACACAGGAACTACAATTAAATGCAAATGATCTTCTGGATCAAAGCGTAACAGCAGAAGAGGAATTTTGCATAAACATAACAGGTAGCAACACCAAGGACCAGGAAAGAAATGCTAAAATAAACAAGCAGCAACTTAAGGTAACAAAGTTAAAAAAGCAGAagataagatatatattgAATCAACATATTATCTTGATGTGTGGCAACCTGCATATGGCCCCTCGCTTTTTCATTAGCCTCAAAAGCTTTTTGTTGGTTCTTAAGCTGTTCCTCACGTGTCCTTTCGAATGTATCATAATCCCCTTTGTATGCGGTCAATTTTTGTCCATGCAAATGGAGGATATCAGTCACCACCTACAAAATCAAACGAAATTGATGAAAACAATGAATTTAGTTTATATGCTATATGTATTCCCTGATTATAAAGACAGTGAATAAAGATGCGAAAGATTTTGAGAGCATTACAGTGTTCAAGAACTCCCTTGCATGAGAAACAACAATGAAAGTCTTTGGCCATTTAAGTAAATAAGCTTCCAGCCACAGCACGGCATGAAGATCCAGATGGTTCTGCAACAGCGAAAACATGCATAATCAGACTACTCCTCTGTAATAGAAATCATTCCCTGTAACAGATAAAATGATCGCCAATACTCACAGTAGGTTCATCAAGGAGCAACAGGTCAGGCTCTATAAAAAGTGCACGAGCAAGAGCAATTCGCATACGCCATCCTCCAGAAAAAGTTTTTGTAGCTTTTCGCTGCATTTCTGGAGAGAAACTTAGACCCTGGAAATAATACATGTTAGTTTGCACTACTATAAGATCCATTAACGACCCCTTACAACCCGTTCTTAACAATAATGGATGCATAGACATGAATAATCGGGTACTAACTTTACTGTTCTatccacaaaaaaaatatgcaaGAATGGGAGTTCAAAAAGGTGAATGAAAAGCTAAATGCAACTAGGAACCAAGAGCAATTGTCCAATTTAATGGCACAGCAAAATCATTTGCAGTTAAATTTGTTCCCAAGTTATGTTTCCCCATGGATCTCTTTTCTGTAAGCTTCACTAGAGGTGTCCACCCTGCACAGTATATTATTTCACTCTGTAGGCATAGATCAATGCAAGAGCATTTTCAGCAACAACAGTGCCTGAGATAAGCATGTGCGTGTGTGCGGTAGAGggtgagagggagagagagagagagagttacCGCAAGAATAGAAGCTGCCCGTGCCTCTGCAGAATAAGCATCTATAAACTCAAGCCTTTTGTATATCTCCTCCAGTCTTGTTGCAATGGCATCAGAGGTTGGACCATTAAGGTCCCCGTTGCTCTTGTCACTTGCACTAGTAAATTCGAGTTTGCTCTAAAAATTAAGTGACAAATGATCAGTATAAGCATAGAGATAAGCAGGACACTATCATATATGGTTGCCGCAAATGGACCACGAAAAGTGtcaaaaaatagagaaaaaggaaaaaagataaaattgcaATAGACTTAAAAACAAAATAGTGACTATTAAACCTGCTGTGCAAGTAAGCGAGATTCTTCTTCTAAGAGCTGGGTTCTTTCGATATCAGAGTTCAGAACACATTGCAAGGCCGATATATCATCACCAACCACTTCCTGCTCAACGTGCAATATCTGGCAGTTTTGAGGGATACCCTCAATGGCATGCAAAGCCATATGCCTGAGGAAAGTTGTTTTCCCAGTTCCATTTCTTCCAATTAGCCCTACAAACAGATGCTTGTTTCATTTGCCTCAAAATCCATTTCCCTGGGCctatatctaataaaatgaCCATGACAACTTAACCTTCACAAAAAATGCAAACTCACCATAATGCCTTCCATATGAAAGTGTTACAGTACCATCTACGATTAGGTCACGGCCACCCACAGAGAcattaaaattttccaaatgGATGTCCCGGAAGGCTGGTCCACCG is a genomic window containing:
- the LOC116203610 gene encoding ABC transporter F family member 3 isoform X1, producing the protein MTEVASSIVHEVLGRRVQDVDQPIIDYIVNVLADEDFDFGIDGGGAFEAIGELLVGAECVDDFEESRLVCSKITERFGKHGLVKVKPTVRSLATPFRMDDGMDEEVAPKKKQEVFDGPLLSERDKQKIERRKRKEERQREAQYQMHLAEMEAVRAGMPLVCVNHDNSGGPAFRDIHLENFNVSVGGRDLIVDGTVTLSYGRHYGLIGRNGTGKTTFLRHMALHAIEGIPQNCQILHVEQEVVGDDISALQCVLNSDIERTQLLEEESRLLAQQSKLEFTSASDKSNGDLNGPTSDAIATRLEEIYKRLEFIDAYSAEARAASILAGLSFSPEMQRKATKTFSGGWRMRIALARALFIEPDLLLLDEPTNHLDLHAVLWLEAYLLKWPKTFIVVSHAREFLNTVVTDILHLHGQKLTAYKGDYDTFERTREEQLKNQQKAFEANEKARGHMQAFIDKFRYNAKRASLVQSRIKALDRMGHVDQIVNDPDYKFEFPTPDDRPGPPIISFSDASFGYPGGPLLFKNLNFGIDLDSRIAMVGPNGIGKSTILKLIAGDLQPSSGTVFRSAKVRIAVFSQHHVDGLDLSSSPLLYMMRCFPGVPEQKLRAHLGSFGVAGNLALQPMYTLSGGQKSRVAFAKITFKKPHIILLDEPSNHLDLDAVEALIQGLVLFQGGILMVSHDEHLISGSVEELWVVSEGRVTPFQGNFHDYKKLLQSS
- the LOC116203610 gene encoding ABC transporter F family member 3 isoform X2; protein product: MDDGMDEEVAPKKKQEVFDGPLLSERDKQKIERRKRKEERQREAQYQMHLAEMEAVRAGMPLVCVNHDNSGGPAFRDIHLENFNVSVGGRDLIVDGTVTLSYGRHYGLIGRNGTGKTTFLRHMALHAIEGIPQNCQILHVEQEVVGDDISALQCVLNSDIERTQLLEEESRLLAQQSKLEFTSASDKSNGDLNGPTSDAIATRLEEIYKRLEFIDAYSAEARAASILAGLSFSPEMQRKATKTFSGGWRMRIALARALFIEPDLLLLDEPTNHLDLHAVLWLEAYLLKWPKTFIVVSHAREFLNTVVTDILHLHGQKLTAYKGDYDTFERTREEQLKNQQKAFEANEKARGHMQAFIDKFRYNAKRASLVQSRIKALDRMGHVDQIVNDPDYKFEFPTPDDRPGPPIISFSDASFGYPGGPLLFKNLNFGIDLDSRIAMVGPNGIGKSTILKLIAGDLQPSSGTVFRSAKVRIAVFSQHHVDGLDLSSSPLLYMMRCFPGVPEQKLRAHLGSFGVAGNLALQPMYTLSGGQKSRVAFAKITFKKPHIILLDEPSNHLDLDAVEALIQGLVLFQGGILMVSHDEHLISGSVEELWVVSEGRVTPFQGNFHDYKKLLQSS